One stretch of Rathayibacter festucae DSM 15932 DNA includes these proteins:
- a CDS encoding glycosyltransferase, producing the protein MRILLWHVHGGWADAFVRGDHEYLLPTTPARDGWGLGTGGRDWPNTIEIAPEELRDADVDVVLLQRPDELAEAERLLGRRLGREIPAVYVEHNTPRGDVPDNRHPLADRDDLLLVHVTHFNALMWDTGSTRTTVIEHGINDPGPLYSGELARFGVVINEPVRRQRVTGTDLLPRFAAVAPLDVFGMKTEGLVGTPGLPADRLDVLGDVKTGAMHAELARRRVYLHPFRWTSLGLALLEAMHLGMPVVALETTEAGRAVPPEAGAISNDLDALAAAARALIEDPERAAIAGAVAREAALARYSLGRFHRDWDEVLGDLAAAPRTLSTAGTREGSTR; encoded by the coding sequence ATGAGGATCCTGCTCTGGCACGTGCACGGCGGCTGGGCGGACGCGTTCGTCCGCGGCGACCACGAGTACCTGCTGCCCACCACTCCCGCCCGCGACGGCTGGGGCCTCGGCACCGGCGGCCGCGACTGGCCGAACACGATCGAGATCGCCCCGGAGGAGCTGCGCGACGCCGACGTCGACGTCGTGCTCCTCCAGCGGCCCGACGAGCTCGCCGAGGCGGAGCGCCTGCTCGGCCGCCGGCTCGGCCGCGAGATCCCGGCGGTCTACGTCGAGCACAACACGCCCCGCGGCGACGTGCCCGACAACCGCCACCCGCTCGCCGACCGCGACGACCTCCTCCTCGTGCACGTCACGCACTTCAACGCGCTGATGTGGGACACCGGCTCGACGCGCACCACGGTGATCGAGCACGGGATCAACGACCCCGGTCCTCTCTACTCCGGAGAGCTCGCGCGCTTCGGCGTCGTCATCAACGAGCCGGTGCGCCGCCAGCGGGTGACCGGCACGGATCTGCTGCCGCGCTTCGCCGCGGTCGCCCCGCTCGACGTCTTCGGGATGAAGACCGAGGGGCTCGTCGGGACCCCCGGGCTGCCCGCCGACCGGCTCGACGTGCTCGGCGACGTGAAGACCGGCGCGATGCACGCGGAGCTCGCCCGCCGCCGCGTCTACCTGCACCCCTTCCGCTGGACCTCGCTCGGCCTCGCGCTGCTCGAGGCGATGCACCTGGGGATGCCGGTCGTCGCGCTGGAGACCACCGAGGCCGGCCGCGCCGTGCCGCCCGAGGCGGGCGCGATCTCGAACGACCTGGACGCGCTGGCCGCGGCCGCGCGCGCGCTGATCGAGGATCCGGAGCGGGCCGCGATCGCCGGCGCGGTCGCCCGCGAGGCGGCGCTCGCGCGCTACAGCCTCGGCCGGTTCCACCGCGACTGGGACGAGGTGCTCGGCGACCTCGCCGCCGCCCCGCGCACCCTCTCCACCGCCGGAACCCGCGAAGGGAGCACCCGATGA
- a CDS encoding SDR family oxidoreductase, which produces MTTTPTPIGRVLITGGASGLGAAVAAAVTAAGGTPIVLDRDVSNVQEGVAAYQVDVAKTREAEKAVVEIAREHGGLDAVVTAAGIDRCGRLVDVDPEEWERVISVNLLGTAAVVRAALPFLTETHGRVVTVASSLAIKAVSDATAYCASKFGVLGFTRALAAETKGEIGVTTLIPSGMKTRFFDDRDAQYKPGPDALLNDPENVANAVMFVLGQPRGCEVRELVITHEEEPSWP; this is translated from the coding sequence ATGACCACCACCCCCACCCCCATCGGCCGCGTCCTGATCACCGGAGGCGCCTCCGGACTCGGAGCCGCCGTCGCCGCCGCCGTCACGGCCGCGGGCGGCACCCCGATCGTCCTCGACCGCGACGTGTCGAACGTCCAGGAGGGCGTCGCCGCCTACCAGGTGGACGTCGCCAAGACCCGTGAGGCCGAGAAGGCCGTCGTCGAGATCGCCCGCGAGCACGGCGGTCTCGACGCCGTCGTCACCGCGGCCGGCATCGACCGCTGCGGCCGCCTCGTCGACGTCGACCCGGAGGAGTGGGAGCGCGTGATCTCGGTCAACCTGCTCGGCACCGCGGCCGTCGTCCGCGCGGCGCTGCCGTTCCTCACCGAGACCCACGGCCGCGTCGTCACCGTCGCGTCCTCGCTCGCGATCAAGGCCGTCTCGGACGCCACCGCCTACTGCGCGTCGAAGTTCGGCGTGCTCGGCTTCACCCGTGCGCTCGCGGCCGAGACCAAGGGCGAGATCGGCGTCACCACGCTGATCCCCTCCGGCATGAAGACCCGCTTCTTCGACGACCGCGACGCCCAGTACAAGCCGGGCCCCGACGCGCTCCTCAACGACCCGGAGAACGTCGCCAACGCCGTGATGTTCGTCCTCGGCCAGCCCCGCGGCTGCGAGGTCCGCGAGCTCGTCATCACCCACGAGGAGGAGCCCTCCTGGCCGTGA
- a CDS encoding carbon-nitrogen hydrolase family protein, protein MSTITMAAVAAHFGRDIERTLVKLPGMIASAQERGIDLLVLPDATLGGYLLDMHHPGPDDLPQAVEVDGPEVAAVAAMAGDTTVCFGIAERALEGGEVRRYNSAVCVQGGEVVGTHRKVHLPLGESEAYAAGDSFRSFDSAVGRIGMMIDFDKTFPESARSLALDGAEILCCLSAWPASVTDRSDRIRNDRQAHLFDLYDCARAAENQVYLVSSNQTGVLGGLRFLGQAKVVDPAGEILAKTWAKGGLAVATDDVSASVARARRSMDHLRDRAEHAYHRAAPTV, encoded by the coding sequence ATGTCGACGATCACGATGGCCGCGGTCGCGGCGCACTTCGGCCGCGACATCGAGCGCACCCTCGTCAAGCTGCCCGGCATGATCGCGAGCGCGCAGGAGCGCGGGATCGACCTGCTGGTGCTGCCGGACGCGACCCTCGGCGGCTACCTCCTCGACATGCACCACCCCGGCCCCGACGACCTGCCGCAGGCCGTGGAGGTCGACGGACCGGAGGTCGCGGCCGTCGCGGCGATGGCGGGCGACACCACGGTCTGCTTCGGCATCGCGGAGCGCGCGCTGGAGGGCGGCGAGGTGCGGCGCTACAACTCGGCGGTCTGCGTGCAGGGCGGCGAGGTGGTCGGGACGCACCGCAAGGTGCACCTGCCGCTGGGCGAGTCCGAGGCGTACGCCGCGGGCGACTCCTTCCGCTCGTTCGACTCGGCCGTGGGGCGGATCGGGATGATGATCGACTTCGACAAGACCTTCCCGGAGTCGGCCCGCTCGCTCGCCCTCGACGGGGCCGAGATCCTGTGCTGCCTCAGCGCCTGGCCCGCGAGCGTGACCGACCGCTCCGACCGGATCCGCAACGACCGCCAGGCGCACCTGTTCGACCTCTACGACTGCGCGCGTGCCGCGGAGAACCAGGTCTACCTGGTCTCCTCGAACCAGACCGGGGTGCTCGGCGGGCTGCGCTTCCTCGGGCAGGCGAAGGTCGTGGACCCGGCCGGCGAGATCCTCGCGAAGACCTGGGCGAAGGGCGGGCTGGCGGTCGCGACCGACGACGTCTCGGCCTCCGTCGCCCGCGCCCGCCGCAGCATGGACCACCTGCGCGACCGCGCCGAGCACGCGTACCACCGCGCGGCTCCCACCGTCTGA
- a CDS encoding glycosyltransferase family 9 protein — protein MVAIAPLRDRFDGVERIAVLRGGGLGDLLFALPAVDALAAAYPGAEIVLLGTPAHRVLLQGVESPVSDVEILPVAQGVRDGEGEDPQVVEDFTERMRARRFDLAVQLHGGGRFSNPFLQRLGARHTIGSRTDDAAELERTIPYVYYQHEMLRALEIVGLAGAPAVRLEASLQVDPERRDRLAAALPAGGPLVLIHPGATDVRRRWSSANFAEVARALLADGARVLVVGDASDAPAAEAIVAGAPGAVSWADRVELPDLGPLLSLADLVLGNDSGPRHLAAAVGAPTVGVFWVGNAINAQPLGRQRHRVQLSWTTRCPICGIDVTQVGWTAPRCEHELSFVDDVPVARVLEDVRGVLASTR, from the coding sequence GTGGTCGCCATCGCCCCGCTCCGAGACCGCTTCGACGGAGTCGAGAGGATCGCCGTGCTGCGCGGCGGCGGACTCGGCGACCTGCTGTTCGCGCTGCCCGCCGTGGACGCGCTCGCCGCCGCCTACCCGGGCGCCGAGATCGTGCTGCTCGGCACTCCGGCGCACCGCGTGCTGCTGCAGGGCGTGGAGTCGCCGGTGAGCGACGTCGAGATCCTGCCGGTGGCGCAGGGCGTCCGCGACGGCGAGGGGGAGGACCCGCAGGTCGTCGAGGACTTCACCGAGCGGATGCGCGCGCGCCGCTTCGATCTCGCGGTGCAGCTGCACGGCGGCGGCCGCTTCTCCAACCCGTTCCTGCAGCGCCTCGGCGCGCGGCACACGATCGGCTCGCGCACCGACGACGCGGCCGAGCTGGAGCGCACCATCCCCTACGTCTACTACCAGCACGAGATGCTCCGGGCGCTCGAGATCGTCGGGCTCGCGGGGGCCCCGGCGGTGCGCCTCGAGGCGTCGCTGCAGGTCGATCCGGAGCGCCGCGACCGCCTCGCTGCGGCCCTCCCCGCCGGGGGGCCGCTGGTGCTGATCCACCCGGGCGCGACCGACGTCCGGCGCCGCTGGAGCTCCGCGAACTTCGCCGAGGTGGCCCGCGCGCTGCTGGCCGACGGCGCGCGCGTGCTCGTCGTGGGCGACGCCTCCGACGCGCCCGCCGCTGAGGCGATCGTCGCGGGCGCTCCAGGCGCGGTGTCCTGGGCGGACCGGGTCGAGCTCCCGGATCTCGGTCCGCTGCTCTCGCTCGCCGACCTCGTCCTCGGCAACGACAGCGGACCGCGGCACCTCGCGGCGGCGGTCGGTGCTCCCACGGTCGGCGTCTTCTGGGTCGGCAACGCGATCAACGCGCAGCCCCTCGGCCGCCAGCGCCACCGCGTGCAGCTGAGCTGGACGACCCGCTGCCCGATCTGCGGGATCGACGTCACCCAGGTCGGCTGGACCGCCCCGCGCTGCGAGCACGAGCTGTCCTTCGTCGACGACGTCCCCGTCGCCCGGGTCCTCGAGGACGTCCGCGGCGTCCTGGCCTCCACCCGCTGA
- a CDS encoding PfkB family carbohydrate kinase: MRIAVVGDVMLDVDLSGPAERLSPDAPVPVVDVSTRGVRAGGAGLVARMLVRDGHEVVLVTALADAADPDAAELLAALDGVRVVAGPSGAPTPVKTRVTASGQAVVRFDRGCERPPVPTVTEEMLAALGQVDAVVVADYGRRLTEDASLRAALDALTVPLVWDPHPRGTEPVAGTTLATPNLGEATGFSGASGRGVTLAETAATTLLERWGCGAVAVTMGSGGALVRSRGAGVPVVHPAAAVPPTDPCGAGDRFAASAAVALAGGASPSEAVGAAVAAAGAYLLAGGVVSLGAPADTAALHGASGVDALRVAEAVRGGGGTVVATGGCFDLLHAGHARTLSAARALGDCLIVCLNSDDSVRRLKGPARPIIPEDDRVDLLLALECVDAVLVFGEDTPDEALRRIRPDVWVKGGDYSAESLPETATVAEWGGRVLTVPYHAGRSTTHLAAALARVG, from the coding sequence CTGCGAATCGCCGTGGTCGGCGACGTGATGCTCGACGTCGACCTCTCCGGGCCGGCCGAGAGGCTGAGCCCCGACGCGCCGGTGCCGGTGGTCGACGTGTCGACCCGCGGGGTGCGCGCCGGCGGTGCCGGGCTGGTCGCGCGGATGCTGGTGCGCGACGGCCACGAGGTCGTGCTGGTGACGGCGCTGGCCGACGCCGCCGATCCCGACGCGGCCGAGCTGCTCGCCGCCCTCGACGGCGTCCGAGTGGTCGCCGGGCCCTCCGGCGCGCCGACGCCCGTGAAGACCCGGGTCACCGCCTCCGGTCAGGCGGTCGTCCGCTTCGACCGCGGCTGCGAGCGCCCGCCGGTGCCGACCGTGACCGAGGAGATGCTCGCCGCACTCGGCCAGGTCGACGCGGTCGTCGTCGCGGACTACGGCCGCCGGCTCACCGAGGACGCCTCGCTCCGCGCCGCCCTCGACGCTCTCACCGTGCCGCTGGTCTGGGATCCGCATCCGCGCGGGACCGAGCCCGTCGCCGGGACGACGCTCGCGACGCCGAACCTGGGCGAGGCGACCGGCTTCTCCGGGGCGAGTGGCCGCGGCGTCACCCTCGCCGAGACCGCCGCGACGACGCTGCTCGAGCGCTGGGGCTGCGGCGCGGTCGCCGTGACGATGGGCTCCGGCGGTGCTCTGGTCCGCTCGCGCGGCGCCGGCGTCCCGGTCGTGCACCCCGCCGCCGCCGTGCCGCCGACCGATCCCTGCGGGGCGGGCGACCGCTTCGCCGCCTCCGCCGCCGTCGCGCTGGCCGGCGGGGCCAGCCCCTCCGAGGCGGTCGGCGCGGCCGTCGCCGCGGCCGGGGCCTACCTGCTCGCGGGCGGAGTCGTCTCCCTCGGCGCTCCGGCCGACACCGCCGCCCTGCACGGGGCGTCGGGAGTGGACGCGCTGCGCGTCGCCGAGGCCGTCCGCGGCGGCGGCGGCACCGTGGTCGCGACCGGCGGCTGCTTCGACCTGCTGCACGCCGGCCACGCCCGCACGCTCTCGGCCGCCCGGGCGCTCGGCGACTGCCTGATCGTCTGCCTGAACTCGGACGACTCCGTGCGCCGGCTCAAGGGACCGGCCCGGCCGATCATCCCCGAGGACGACCGGGTCGACCTGCTGCTCGCGCTCGAGTGCGTCGACGCGGTGCTCGTCTTCGGCGAGGACACCCCCGACGAGGCGCTGCGCCGCATCCGCCCGGACGTCTGGGTGAAGGGCGGCGACTACTCCGCCGAATCGCTGCCCGAGACCGCCACGGTCGCCGAGTGGGGCGGCCGCGTCCTGACGGTGCCGTACCACGCGGGCCGCTCGACCACCCATCTCGCCGCCGCGCTCGCGCGCGTCGGCTGA
- a CDS encoding D-sedoheptulose-7-phosphate isomerase produces MSIDTVLDTPTDTPSDTPTDAARRLVDDHVARALDVVAQLERHSDRIVAWGVELADRLHTGARLLAAGNGGSAAEAQHLTAELVGRFDGDRIPFSAISLHSETSSLTAIGNDYGFDHVFARQVTAHARSGDVVVLLSTSGRSANLLHAAEAARAAGARTWALTGDGPNPLTEACDESIALEGHGSNVQEAQLVLVHALCRAFEHRIRVRTGAAA; encoded by the coding sequence ATGAGCATCGACACCGTTCTGGACACCCCGACGGACACGCCGTCCGACACCCCGACGGACGCCGCCCGGCGCCTCGTCGACGACCACGTCGCCCGCGCGCTCGACGTCGTCGCGCAGCTCGAGCGGCACTCCGACCGGATCGTCGCCTGGGGCGTCGAGCTGGCGGACCGCCTGCACACCGGCGCCCGGCTGCTGGCGGCCGGCAACGGCGGCTCGGCCGCGGAGGCCCAGCACCTCACCGCCGAGCTGGTCGGCCGCTTCGACGGCGACCGCATCCCCTTCTCCGCGATCTCGCTGCACTCCGAGACCTCGAGCCTCACCGCGATCGGCAACGACTACGGCTTCGACCACGTCTTCGCCCGCCAGGTCACCGCGCACGCCCGCAGCGGCGACGTCGTCGTGCTGCTCTCGACCAGCGGCCGCAGCGCCAACCTGCTGCACGCGGCCGAGGCGGCCCGCGCGGCCGGCGCCCGCACCTGGGCGCTCACCGGCGACGGACCCAACCCGCTGACCGAGGCCTGCGACGAGTCGATCGCGCTCGAGGGCCACGGCTCGAACGTGCAGGAGGCGCAGCTCGTGCTGGTGCACGCGCTCTGCCGGGCCTTCGAGCACCGGATCCGCGTGCGGACGGGGGCGGCCGCGTGA
- a CDS encoding glycosyltransferase gives MSTARPLSIAMVSEHASPLATLGGVDAGGQNVHVAALADALARRGHRVTVYTRRDDPSLPRRVPFTSGVEVVHIDAGPAAKVSKDELLPFMGDFAVDLANDWLDSRPDLVHSHFWMSGVAALDASERVERATGRRVPVFHTFHALGVVKRRQQGALDTSPEERAWLEPGVGQRADGVVATCSDEAFELKGLGVPTSSISVVPCGVDLERFTPDGPVAERTGRVRLMSIGRLVPRKGMGHAIEALARLVADGCDAELVVVGGSGSGDALIADPEYQRLHGVAEGLGVADRVVFAGQLSQTEMPAMLRSADIVICAPWYEPFGITPLEAMACGVPVVASSVGGLIDTVVEDVTGVHVPPRDPAALAEALAALIADPERARAYGAAGRARVESRYSWDRVAADTERAYLTTLAGLGDGDAARSGTARTSLSSTPRKAAPRR, from the coding sequence ATGAGCACCGCCCGACCCCTCTCGATCGCGATGGTCTCCGAGCACGCCAGCCCGCTGGCGACGCTCGGCGGCGTCGACGCCGGCGGCCAGAACGTGCACGTCGCGGCCCTCGCCGACGCACTCGCGCGCCGCGGCCACCGCGTGACCGTCTACACGCGGCGCGACGACCCGTCGCTCCCCCGCCGGGTGCCCTTCACCTCCGGCGTCGAGGTCGTGCACATCGACGCCGGACCGGCCGCGAAGGTCTCGAAGGACGAGCTGCTGCCGTTCATGGGCGACTTCGCCGTCGACCTCGCGAACGACTGGCTCGACTCCCGACCCGACCTGGTGCACAGCCACTTCTGGATGTCCGGGGTCGCCGCGCTCGACGCCTCCGAGCGGGTCGAGCGGGCCACCGGGCGCCGCGTGCCCGTCTTCCACACCTTCCACGCGCTCGGCGTGGTCAAGCGCCGCCAGCAGGGCGCGCTCGACACCAGCCCCGAGGAGCGCGCCTGGCTCGAGCCCGGCGTCGGCCAGCGGGCGGACGGCGTCGTCGCCACCTGCTCCGACGAGGCCTTCGAGCTCAAGGGCCTCGGCGTGCCCACCTCGAGCATCTCGGTGGTGCCCTGCGGCGTGGACCTCGAGCGCTTCACGCCCGACGGGCCGGTCGCCGAGCGCACCGGGCGGGTGCGCCTGATGAGCATCGGCCGCCTCGTGCCCCGCAAGGGCATGGGCCACGCGATCGAGGCGCTCGCCCGCCTGGTCGCCGACGGCTGCGACGCCGAGCTGGTCGTCGTCGGCGGCTCCGGCTCGGGCGACGCGCTCATCGCCGACCCGGAGTACCAGCGCCTGCACGGCGTCGCCGAGGGCCTCGGAGTCGCCGACCGCGTGGTCTTCGCCGGCCAGCTCTCGCAGACCGAGATGCCGGCGATGCTCCGCTCCGCCGACATCGTGATCTGCGCGCCCTGGTACGAGCCGTTCGGCATCACCCCGCTGGAGGCGATGGCCTGCGGCGTGCCGGTGGTCGCCTCCTCCGTCGGCGGGCTGATCGACACGGTCGTCGAGGACGTCACCGGCGTGCACGTGCCGCCGCGCGACCCCGCCGCCCTCGCCGAGGCCCTCGCCGCGCTGATCGCCGACCCCGAGCGCGCCCGCGCCTACGGAGCCGCCGGCCGCGCCCGCGTCGAGTCGCGCTACTCCTGGGACCGCGTCGCTGCGGACACCGAGCGCGCCTACCTGACCACCCTCGCCGGACTCGGCGACGGCGATGCCGCCAGGAGCGGCACCGCTCGCACCTCCCTCTCCTCCACCCCCCGGAAGGCGGCCCCGCGCAGATGA
- a CDS encoding MSMEG_0569 family flavin-dependent oxidoreductase: MTALENGRHLPVAVIGAGQAGLSISRLLTDQGVEHLVIERDTIAHDWIDRRWDNFTLVTPNWQCRLPGYPYDGDDPDGFMTRAEVHAWVRRYAESFGAPVAEDTEVLRMRESADGAFEIVTSRGTITADQVVVATGGYHRPVLPAVAHRIPDSIVQLHSADYRSAAALPVGGVLVVGSGQSGAQIAEDLFLEGRDVHLALGTAPRVARFYRGRDCVAWLADMGVYDVPVHAQVGGLSKRESTNHYVTGRGGGRDIDLRAFARDGMTLYGRLQQVDGGSLRFAPTAEASLDYADSVAESIKNDIDAYIERSGVSAPTEARYAPVWRPEREIEELDLAAAGITSIVWAVGFRSDYSWMQIGVFDGAGHPTHRRGATAVPGLHFLGLPWLNTWGSGRFEAIARDAEHVAEQLLGGARMDRLEGAAVR; encoded by the coding sequence ATGACCGCGCTCGAGAACGGCCGGCACCTCCCGGTCGCCGTGATCGGCGCCGGCCAGGCCGGGCTCTCCATCAGCCGCCTGCTCACCGACCAGGGCGTCGAGCACCTCGTGATCGAGCGCGACACGATCGCGCACGACTGGATCGACCGCCGCTGGGACAACTTCACCCTCGTCACGCCGAACTGGCAGTGCCGGCTGCCCGGCTACCCCTACGACGGTGACGACCCGGACGGCTTCATGACCCGCGCCGAGGTGCACGCCTGGGTGCGGCGCTACGCCGAGTCGTTCGGCGCGCCGGTGGCCGAGGACACCGAGGTGCTGCGGATGCGCGAGAGCGCGGACGGGGCGTTCGAGATCGTCACCTCGCGCGGCACGATCACGGCGGACCAGGTCGTCGTCGCCACCGGCGGCTACCACCGGCCGGTGCTGCCGGCGGTCGCGCACCGCATCCCCGACTCGATCGTGCAGCTGCACTCCGCCGACTACCGCTCCGCCGCGGCGCTGCCCGTGGGCGGCGTGCTCGTGGTCGGCTCCGGCCAGTCCGGCGCGCAGATCGCGGAGGACCTCTTCCTCGAGGGACGCGACGTGCACCTGGCGCTGGGGACGGCTCCGCGGGTCGCCCGGTTCTACCGCGGGCGCGACTGCGTCGCCTGGCTCGCCGACATGGGCGTCTACGACGTTCCGGTGCACGCGCAGGTGGGCGGGCTCTCCAAGCGGGAGTCGACCAACCACTACGTCACCGGGCGCGGCGGCGGCCGCGACATCGACCTGCGGGCGTTCGCGCGCGACGGGATGACGCTCTACGGCCGGCTGCAGCAGGTCGACGGCGGGTCGCTCCGCTTCGCGCCGACGGCCGAGGCGTCGCTCGACTACGCGGACTCGGTCGCCGAGTCGATCAAGAACGACATCGACGCCTACATCGAGCGCTCGGGTGTCTCGGCGCCGACCGAGGCCCGGTACGCGCCAGTCTGGCGGCCGGAGCGCGAGATCGAGGAGCTGGATCTGGCGGCCGCCGGGATCACGAGCATCGTCTGGGCGGTCGGCTTCCGCTCCGACTACTCCTGGATGCAGATCGGCGTCTTCGACGGCGCCGGGCACCCCACCCACCGGCGCGGCGCGACCGCCGTGCCCGGGCTGCACTTCCTCGGGCTGCCGTGGCTGAACACCTGGGGCTCCGGGCGGTTCGAGGCGATCGCGCGCGACGCGGAGCACGTGGCGGAGCAGCTGCTCGGCGGCGCGCGGATGGACCGGCTCGAGGGCGCCGCGGTACGGTGA
- a CDS encoding MSMEG_0565 family glycosyltransferase — translation MRIAQLTYSTKPRGGVVHTLALSEALARRGHEVTVWTLGRGGDSAFFRAVDPAVAVRVVPFAARDGEDVGDRIVRSLDAMAVALGEDGGEWDVVHAQDCISANAALDAGFAGAGGLLRTVHHLDAFTTPALIACHERAITGPAGLLAVSRAVADEVAVGWGRAPAVIPNGVDAARFAAADGGAAAGEWRAQLGRYVLALGGIEPRKGSIDLLEAFAGLAPGTALVFGGGETLFDYRGYREEFERRAAELGVVPVVLGTVPEERLAALVAGAAVLGFVSTKEGFGLAAMEALAAGVPVVARDLPVLREVFGETVAYGSDVAGIRAALAAALAGEAPEPGPGRELAFSHSWDDVAVSHEALYRAHAGAA, via the coding sequence GTGCGGATCGCGCAGCTGACCTACTCCACGAAGCCCCGCGGCGGCGTGGTGCACACGCTCGCGCTCTCAGAGGCGCTGGCCCGGCGCGGGCACGAGGTGACCGTCTGGACGCTCGGCCGCGGCGGCGACTCCGCGTTCTTCCGTGCGGTCGATCCCGCGGTGGCGGTCCGGGTGGTGCCGTTCGCGGCGCGCGACGGGGAGGACGTCGGCGACCGGATCGTCCGCTCGCTCGATGCGATGGCTGTGGCGCTGGGGGAGGACGGCGGGGAGTGGGACGTCGTGCACGCGCAGGACTGCATCTCGGCGAACGCCGCGCTCGACGCCGGCTTCGCGGGGGCCGGCGGGCTGCTCCGCACGGTGCACCACCTGGACGCCTTTACGACGCCGGCGCTGATCGCCTGCCACGAGCGCGCGATCACCGGTCCGGCCGGTCTGCTCGCGGTGTCGCGAGCGGTCGCCGACGAGGTGGCGGTGGGCTGGGGGCGGGCTCCGGCGGTGATCCCGAACGGCGTCGACGCGGCGCGGTTCGCGGCCGCGGACGGCGGTGCTGCGGCGGGGGAGTGGCGGGCCCAGCTCGGCCGCTACGTGCTCGCGCTCGGCGGGATCGAGCCGCGGAAGGGCAGCATCGACCTGCTGGAGGCGTTCGCGGGGCTGGCTCCGGGGACCGCGCTCGTCTTCGGCGGCGGGGAGACGCTGTTCGACTACCGGGGCTACCGCGAGGAGTTCGAGCGCCGGGCGGCCGAGCTGGGCGTCGTGCCGGTCGTGCTCGGCACGGTGCCCGAGGAGCGGCTCGCGGCCCTCGTCGCTGGTGCGGCGGTGCTCGGCTTCGTCTCGACCAAGGAGGGCTTCGGGCTGGCGGCGATGGAGGCGCTCGCCGCGGGGGTGCCGGTCGTCGCGCGCGATCTGCCGGTGCTGCGCGAGGTGTTCGGGGAGACCGTGGCGTACGGGAGCGACGTGGCGGGGATTCGGGCGGCGCTCGCCGCGGCGCTCGCGGGGGAGGCGCCGGAGCCCGGGCCCGGGCGGGAGCTGGCGTTCTCGCACTCGTGGGACGACGTCGCGGTGAGTCACGAGGCGCTGTACCGGGCGCACGCGGGCGCCGCCTGA
- a CDS encoding AMP-binding protein, producing MRRSFSRCFSALAEQDPERVVVVADDATLSAGALDRASNRLARAYAARGVTPDSLVAVSLPNSAELVLACAAIWKAGATPQPLSRGLSARELAEVGALGRPSLSIGVELEGVPFVPAGFAPDPALPDDELPDLWASSWKAPASSGSTGRPKIVLVAAPALMDPTQPVAAFLPREGVQLVAGPLTHSATFTYAFRGLLTGQRLVILPRFDEARVLAAIAEHRVTWALLVPTMIHRLLRAPGHRDADVSSLETVLHLGSPCPPADKRALIDWIGAERVVEVYAGSESNGLTMIRGDEWLDRPGSVGRPIGGTELRVQRPDGSECAAGEPGLVQLRRGEPTYRYLGGESKRTDDGWDTLGDLGLVDADGFLTVLDRADDLILRGGVNIYPAEIERVLEEHPAVRGAVAFGVPDAELGQAIEAVADIADAVVTAEEVLAFAREHLGSRAPRALRLQRTPLRDDAGKIRRGALAGD from the coding sequence ATGCGCCGGTCGTTCTCGCGCTGCTTCTCGGCGCTCGCCGAGCAGGACCCCGAGCGCGTCGTGGTCGTCGCGGACGACGCGACCCTCAGCGCGGGCGCCCTGGACCGGGCCTCGAACCGGCTCGCGCGCGCCTACGCGGCGCGGGGCGTCACTCCGGACTCGCTCGTCGCGGTCTCGCTGCCCAACAGCGCCGAGCTGGTGCTGGCCTGCGCGGCGATTTGGAAGGCGGGCGCGACACCGCAGCCGCTGTCGCGCGGGCTGTCGGCGCGGGAGCTCGCCGAGGTCGGCGCGCTCGGGCGGCCGTCGCTGAGCATCGGCGTGGAGCTGGAGGGCGTGCCCTTCGTGCCCGCCGGGTTCGCGCCCGATCCGGCGCTGCCGGACGACGAGCTGCCGGATCTCTGGGCCTCGTCCTGGAAGGCGCCCGCCTCCTCCGGCAGCACCGGGCGGCCGAAGATCGTGCTCGTGGCGGCGCCGGCGCTGATGGATCCGACGCAGCCGGTCGCAGCGTTCCTGCCGCGGGAGGGGGTGCAGCTCGTGGCCGGGCCGCTCACGCACTCCGCGACCTTCACCTACGCCTTCCGGGGGCTGCTGACCGGGCAGCGGCTGGTGATCCTGCCGCGCTTCGACGAGGCGCGGGTGCTCGCGGCGATCGCGGAGCACCGGGTGACCTGGGCGCTGCTGGTGCCGACGATGATCCACCGGCTGCTGCGCGCGCCCGGGCACCGGGACGCGGATGTGTCGTCACTCGAGACTGTGCTGCACCTCGGCTCGCCGTGCCCGCCCGCGGACAAGCGCGCGCTGATCGACTGGATCGGTGCCGAGCGGGTCGTCGAGGTCTACGCCGGGAGCGAGTCGAACGGGCTGACCATGATCCGCGGCGACGAGTGGCTGGACCGGCCCGGGAGCGTCGGGCGGCCGATCGGCGGGACGGAGCTGCGGGTGCAGCGGCCGGACGGGTCGGAGTGCGCGGCCGGTGAGCCCGGGCTCGTGCAGCTGCGCCGCGGGGAGCCGACCTACCGCTACCTCGGCGGGGAGTCGAAGCGGACCGACGACGGCTGGGACACCCTCGGCGACCTCGGCTTGGTCGACGCCGACGGCTTCCTGACGGTGCTCGACCGGGCGGACGACCTGATCCTGCGCGGCGGGGTGAACATCTACCCGGCCGAGATCGAGCGCGTCCTGGAGGAGCACCCGGCGGTGCGCGGCGCGGTCGCCTTCGGCGTCCCGGACGCCGAGCTCGGCCAGGCGATCGAGGCGGTGGCGGACATCGCGGACGCCGTCGTGACGGCGGAGGAGGTGCTCGCCTTCGCCCGCGAGCACCTCGGCTCCCGGGCACCGCGGGCTCTGCGACTCCAGCGGACCCCGCTGCGCGACGACGCGGGCAAGATCCGCCGCGGGGCGCTCGCCGGCGACTGA